The Myroides fluvii region GACGTACAACCACATAGGATAGGTAATTCGCGCTAGTTTTTTGTGGCGTTGATATGAACCAGAAATTCCGCGTACAAAAGTAATTAATACAAAAGGAATGATAATGATTGACAACAGGATATGCGAAATCAGAATAAAGAAATAGGCATAACGCATCCAACCTTCCCCACCGTATTTTGTTTCAATAGACGTCATGTGATACGCAACATACATCGCTAGGAAAGCAACAGAACACGCGATACAGCATTTAATTAAACGCTCGTGTAAGGCTTTATTCCCCTTCTTGATAGCTGCTACTGCCCAAACTAATAAAACAGCTGTAATACCGTTAATAGTAGCGTAAATCGGTGGTAAAAAACTCAACGGTTGAACATCATACCCCAGTTTTTGCAAATTAACGCCAAATAAAATTGCCACAACTACAGGAATTGCGATGGATAAAATCCAAATCCATTTGGTGTATTTTTGTTCTAATTCTTTATAATTTTCCATGTCTTATTCTTCTAACAAAAGTTTAATATCTTCTTTGATCCACTTCACTCCATCGTCTGATGTTCCATCATAGTACAAAATAGGATTTCCGTGTTCATCAGTTCTGCATCGAATATTTCCTTCTTTATCGATTAAAGCAAATAATCCGGAGTGTTCAAATCCACCTGGAGCTTCAGGGTTTACCCCAGTATACAAATTAAATTTGCCTGCCAAATCATAGATGTACTTCGCATCTCCTGTGAGCATGTGCCAATAAGGAATTTTCACACCCAATTCAGCTGCATGGGCATTCAACGCCTCCACAGTATCATTTTTGGGATCGATGGTGATTGAAGCAATTCCGAAATCCATATGGGGACGGAACGCATCTTGCAACTTCAACATATTCTGATTCATAATCGGACAGATTGTTGGGCAATTAGCAAAGAAAAATTCAACAACATATACCTTTCCTTTGTATGTTGCGTTGTTGATTGTTTTATTGTTTTGATCGATCAGTTCAAATTGTGGAGCTTGTCCAATTACAAGCAAATCTGACTTTTCAAATTTCTTAATAATCTTAGGCACGGCCCAAATACCGAAGACTAACACTACTAACGAAATCCAGATATACGATTTATCTTTCATAACTACTCTGTCTTTTTAATGCGTTCATATTTTTTCAATGCCAAGCGATATTCAGCCAAAACCACTTTCATATCATCCATCATATCGTTGTGTAATTCAGCGGCTGAGATTGTAGAATACCCTTCTTTGTATTCGAGTTCACCAGCTTTATTCTTACCTTTTCTACCTCTTAGATTTCTATCCTTATCAATGATGTAGACGTTGATACTTGCGAGATCATCATCTAGTTTACCTGCTAATCCTAAGCTTTTATAAAACGCTTGGATTTCTGCTGGTTCTAAAAACAGATAATTCCAATTAGACATATCCGATATGGGACTTAAATCATCCACCACTTTCTTGGCTTGTTCCTCAGATCCTTTAGGCAAGACCATGACCAATTGAAAATCGTCAAAATCCTTATAGCGGTTGTAAATTTTTTGGTTGAGATTAAACGCATCCCCACGGTCTTTATACAAATGAGCTCCGGGGAAACCAAGCACTGTAATACGCCCTTCTAAGACCGGTTGTTTACCCAAGGAAGTTTCTCCCATAGGCAGTTCGTTTACATTTTCACTAATGATGGGTAATCGCTGAAATTGATTCACCCCAGTAGCAAAAAACAAATAAGCACAAATCGGCATGATAAAGAGCAAAACGAGTATGATATATTTTTTCACTTTACAAATAAATTAAATAGCTAGACAAAAATAAAAAAAGGCGGTTAATAAACCGCCTTTTAAATTATAATAACTTATTAAAATATCCACTTATATTGTGCGTGCTGGAAAACCTCGTAAACGTAGTTTCCTTCGATCAACACCAAAGTAATTAAATAAACACATAAGAAAGATAAAACTCCCGCTACTGTCCATCTAAATGCTGTTTTCTCTTGTTCTAAGTGCATGAACGACCACATAATGTAGTATGCTTTCCAAATTGTTAAAACAATGAAGATATAATTTAACAAACTTAAACCAAAGATATGTACGTGGTGTAAGCTTTCTGGTTTAAAAATACCTAATGCAACCTCTACGATAGTAATTGCTGATAGGATAAAGAATACTTTCCAGATTTTCTTTGCGTTTGAGTGATGTGCTGTTGCTTCTGCTGCCATATCAAATACTATTTTATAACATTAAACTAAATAGAAGAATGTAAATACGAACACCCATACTAAATCTACGAAGTGCCAATATAATCCTCCTTTTTCAACCATTTCGTAAGAACCTCTTCTGTCGTATGTTCCCAACAATACATTAAAGAAAATAATGATATTGATTAAGATACCTGTACAAACGTGGAATCCGTGGAAACCAGTAATAAAGAAGAAGAAATCAGCAAATGTTTTATGTCCGTATTCGTTGCGGATTAGGTTAGCCCCTTCCACTACAAGTACAGCATCTTTTAAACGCTCCACAGATGCTTCTCTAGAAAGAATTTCTTTGTGTTTAGCGTCTGTTGTTTTTTGTGTGCGAATTCTAATCGTTGGATTAGCGTCAAATCCAGCTTGCACTTCAGCTAATGAGTACGTAGACTTACTAGGTCCATTAACGAACCAAGTAGCATTCGCTCTTGTCAATGTAGCGTCCTTTTTATTTGGATCAACAACGGCGAAATCAGCTAAAGCGATTTGTTTTCCATCTTCTCCAACAAACTGCAAGATTGATCCTCCTGTTGTTTCTACAGCTCCATAAGAACCATTAATAAAGTTTTTCCACTCCCAAGCTTGTGATCCGATGAACACTAAACCACCTAAGATTGTTAAAAACATATACGTTGCCACCTTTTTTCTCTTCATTTGGTGTCCTGCATCAACAGCCAATACCATTGTTACAGATGAGAAAATAAGAATGAAGGTCATTAAGGCCACATAGTACATCGGTGCATCAACACCATGTAAGAAAGGAAAGTGATTAAACACCTCGTCTGCAATCGGCCAAGTATCCATAAACTTGTATCTTGTAAAACCGTATCCTACAAGGAATCCACAAAATGTTAATGAATCTGATAATATGAAGTACCACATCATCATTTTACCGTAGCTTACGTTTAGAGGCCCTCTTGCATCGCCTCTTACTTCAGTAGCTTCTGTAGTAACTGTCGCTCCCATAAAAAGTTATTAGTTATAAAGTTCCCAAATTTAATTTAAATTTTCTATTTAAAGAATGTAAAAAACAAAAACAAATAAACCCAGAGTATATCTAAGAAATGCCAAAACCACGCACATAGCTGTAATCCAATGTATTGCTCAGAATTATACTTTTGTTTAAAATGATTATAAATTACTATAAGTAAAGAAATCATTCCGCCAAACAAGTGTGCAATATGCACAATTACAATCACATATAAAAATGAAGTTGTAATTGTACTTTCACTCCCTGTAAAGAAGTAGCCTTCGCTAATTACTTGTCCAAAACCTTTGAATTGCAAAAAAACGAATAAGAGACCTAAAATCAAAGTAGAAACTAAATAAATCGTACTTCTTTTAACATTTCCCTCTTTCGTTGCTTTCAATGCGAGGTGCATCGTCAAGCTGCTAATTACAATTGCAACGGTACTAATTGTAAAATCTAGTGGCAAAACAAAATCTGCTAGCCAATCCGGTCTCGACTTACTTACTACGTAAGCACTTGTCAATCCGGCAAACACCATGGCAATACTTCCAATAGCAAATAACAGCATTACTTTTAATGCTCTGCCTTTTTTCTCATACTGCTCTTGCGCTACACTATTTTCCATATTCTCTTGTATAAACTATCGTAAAAATTTATCTAACACGTAAATAATCTGAATTAACGAGATGTAAGTAACACTTACCAACATTAACGAGCGAGCGGCTTTATCCGTTCGCTGTTTGTACAATTTCACGGCTGCTGTAAGCATCCAGATTCCCGCTAACAACACTAACCCTGCGGCAATAGGAGTTAAATATAATCGACCTGTTACATTAAATACAGGGAATATAGAAACAATAATCAACCAAATGGTGTATAATATAATCTGAGTAAGTGTTTTATTGTCTTTTTTTCCAGTTGGCAACATGGAAAAGCCACCTCTTTTGTAATCGTCATACAAGAACCATCCAATCGCCCAAAAGTGAGGAAATTGCCAAAAGAATTGGATTAAGAATAGAGTTCCTGCTTCAATGCCAAAATTATTTGTTTCAGCCACCCATCCTAACATAAAGGGAATTGCTCCAGGAAAAGCACCAACAAACACAGATAAAGGAGTTATGGTCTTCAACGGAGTATAAACACTGGTATATAAAAAGATAGATATTGCACCAAACATCGCTGTTTTAGGATTGATGGCATATAAAATACCTAGTCCTAGTATCGTTAGCGTAACGGCCAAG contains the following coding sequences:
- a CDS encoding DUF420 domain-containing protein, which encodes MENYKELEQKYTKWIWILSIAIPVVVAILFGVNLQKLGYDVQPLSFLPPIYATINGITAVLLVWAVAAIKKGNKALHERLIKCCIACSVAFLAMYVAYHMTSIETKYGGEGWMRYAYFFILISHILLSIIIIPFVLITFVRGISGSYQRHKKLARITYPMWLYVAVTGVIVYLMISPYYVN
- a CDS encoding SCO family protein, which gives rise to MKDKSYIWISLVVLVFGIWAVPKIIKKFEKSDLLVIGQAPQFELIDQNNKTINNATYKGKVYVVEFFFANCPTICPIMNQNMLKLQDAFRPHMDFGIASITIDPKNDTVEALNAHAAELGVKIPYWHMLTGDAKYIYDLAGKFNLYTGVNPEAPGGFEHSGLFALIDKEGNIRCRTDEHGNPILYYDGTSDDGVKWIKEDIKLLLEE
- a CDS encoding cytochrome C oxidase subunit IV family protein, producing MAAEATAHHSNAKKIWKVFFILSAITIVEVALGIFKPESLHHVHIFGLSLLNYIFIVLTIWKAYYIMWSFMHLEQEKTAFRWTVAGVLSFLCVYLITLVLIEGNYVYEVFQHAQYKWIF
- a CDS encoding cytochrome c oxidase subunit 3; its protein translation is MGATVTTEATEVRGDARGPLNVSYGKMMMWYFILSDSLTFCGFLVGYGFTRYKFMDTWPIADEVFNHFPFLHGVDAPMYYVALMTFILIFSSVTMVLAVDAGHQMKRKKVATYMFLTILGGLVFIGSQAWEWKNFINGSYGAVETTGGSILQFVGEDGKQIALADFAVVDPNKKDATLTRANATWFVNGPSKSTYSLAEVQAGFDANPTIRIRTQKTTDAKHKEILSREASVERLKDAVLVVEGANLIRNEYGHKTFADFFFFITGFHGFHVCTGILINIIIFFNVLLGTYDRRGSYEMVEKGGLYWHFVDLVWVFVFTFFYLV
- a CDS encoding cytochrome c oxidase subunit 3 gives rise to the protein MENSVAQEQYEKKGRALKVMLLFAIGSIAMVFAGLTSAYVVSKSRPDWLADFVLPLDFTISTVAIVISSLTMHLALKATKEGNVKRSTIYLVSTLILGLLFVFLQFKGFGQVISEGYFFTGSESTITTSFLYVIVIVHIAHLFGGMISLLIVIYNHFKQKYNSEQYIGLQLCAWFWHFLDILWVYLFLFFTFFK
- the cyoE gene encoding heme o synthase, which translates into the protein MKTALNISSENKQSVSILKEFKEMTKMGLALSVVFSTLAGYILAVPDIRSINYMTIIALAVGGYCMVGASNVYNQIIERDLDAKMNRTANRPIASGRVKPTPAFILAVTLTILGLGILYAINPKTAMFGAISIFLYTSVYTPLKTITPLSVFVGAFPGAIPFMLGWVAETNNFGIEAGTLFLIQFFWQFPHFWAIGWFLYDDYKRGGFSMLPTGKKDNKTLTQIILYTIWLIIVSIFPVFNVTGRLYLTPIAAGLVLLAGIWMLTAAVKLYKQRTDKAARSLMLVSVTYISLIQIIYVLDKFLR